The proteins below are encoded in one region of Brassica napus cultivar Da-Ae chromosome A6, Da-Ae, whole genome shotgun sequence:
- the LOC106349688 gene encoding uncharacterized protein LOC106349688: MYSSSSSSSFSAFTDLPSSIVGVTREEYYAFHKIDRTLFSRLVFDLNRDTNQTSQVIAFLFLLEQIEYARNLTPFLVELSDAFIDAVANEVDVCLSILHNLDYSTLFVANNDDGSVIPLLLRLTGGRLTLRYVHQHRETLLLGVIKNMNDICSRAFDDLCVKGEMYKEQLLAALEREKVIEEMSNIRLSVQQESPNRFNVPQGISTPLRVQQQTPIRLSVPQGIRNRQSVQQRIPTRQSVQHQSPIRSSVQQGIPARQSAQHQTPMRFQQVTSSVQQESTPAPTTTLPVEEETNKTVAEEAESEEVVVLADDRTVFLTFSKGYPISESEVMVYFTRIFGEVIETILMQEVEENEQPLFARMVLKMECASKMDDIVGPGNKRKFTIDGKHVWARKYVRKNPSSTASPSSSHV; encoded by the coding sequence atgtattcttcttcttcttcttcgtcgttttcGGCTTTCACAGACCTTCCTTCATCTATTGTGGGTGTAACACGTGAGGAGTACTATGCTTTTCACAAAATAGACAGGACCTTATTCAGTCGTCTTGTCTTTGATCTTAACCGAGACACGAACCAAACGTCTCAAGTGATTGCTTTTCTCTTCTTGCTCGAGCAAATCGAGTACGCTCGAAACCTAACACCGTTTCTCGTCGAATTATCAGACGCATTCATCGATGCGGTGGCCAACGAAGTCGATGTGTGTCTAAGTATCTTACACAACCTAGATTATTCAACGCTCTTCGTTGCCAACAACGATGATGGTTCGGTTATACCTTTGCTCTTGCGTTTGACTGGAGGCAGGCTTACTCTCAGATACGTCCATCAACACCGCGAAACTCTCCTCCTTGGTGTGATAAAGAATATGAATGATATCTGCAGCCGAGCTTTTGATGACTTATGCGTGAAGGGAGAGATGTATAAGGAGCAATTGTTGGCGGCGTTAGAGAGGGAGAAAGTTATCGAGGAGATGAGCAACATCAGGTTAAGTGTTCAACAAGAATCCCCTAATAGGTTTAATGTTCCACAGGGAATCTCTACTCCGCTAAGGGTTCAACAACAAACCCCTATTAGGTTGAGTGTTCCACAAGGAATCCGTAATAGGCAGAGCGTTCAACAAAGAATCCCTACTAGGCAGAGTGTTCAACATCAAAGTCCTATTAGGTCAAGTGTTCAACAAGGAATCCCTGCTAGGCAGAGTGCGCAACAtcaaactcctatgaggtttcaACAAGTAACCTCAAGTGTTCAACAAGAAAGCACTCCTGCTCCTACTACAACTCTTCCTgttgaagaagaaacaaacaagacCGTCGCGGAGGAGGCGGAGAGCGAGGAAGTGGTGGTACTGGCGGATGATAGGACTGTTTTTCTGACCTTTTCGAAAGGATATCCCATTTCGGAGTCAGAGGTTATGGTTTACTTTACAAGGATATTTGGGGAAGTGATAGAAACGATACTGATGCAAGAGGTGGAAGAGAATGAGCAACCGTTGTTTGCGAGGATGGTGTTGAAGATGGAATGTGCATCGAAGATGGATGATATTGTGGGTCCAGggaataaaagaaaattcacTATTGATGGCAAACATGTTTGGGCTCGTAAATACGTTCGCAAGAATCCTAGTTCAACTGCTTCTCCCTCATCCTCACATGTGTGA